One region of Mucilaginibacter gotjawali genomic DNA includes:
- a CDS encoding sensor histidine kinase, with translation MKLRTKLTLYNTISKLVLVTLFVLLLPVLIRDINQSFTDNKLQRQKKKVLGIIKISGIKNNLYAAYSPLKDQFYSLDEDSLEESLDTIRNEKRKIEGDTIDYRILSYNFILGKKSYLLEIGKSIDSIEETTAPLQNIAFVVLLGMILLTVLADQFYSAYVLRPLGQIIKTKLIGNKFPNFGSYKKVKTTTSDFEYLDISIHKMIVTIETTFQKEREFISNASHELMTPVSILQSKIENMFEREDLSDDLKSRLLEMQRILNRLKSITKTLLLISQIENDQFLKEDKIPLASLLQEVYDEISIRLQDKNITYEASVPENWNLVHVNKFLLFNLFFNLINNAIKYNYENGGIKITATREGNNFVVSIIDTGIGISAEELPYIFNRFKKMRQSLQQDSFGLGLPIVQSIAGFHGIKVEVQSEKDKGSTFRLILPAFLIEI, from the coding sequence TTGAAACTCCGGACAAAACTTACGCTGTATAACACCATATCAAAACTGGTACTCGTAACCTTGTTCGTATTGCTATTGCCCGTTCTGATCAGGGACATCAACCAAAGTTTTACCGACAATAAACTGCAGCGGCAAAAGAAAAAAGTGCTCGGTATCATCAAAATATCCGGCATCAAAAATAATTTATACGCGGCCTATTCACCCTTAAAAGACCAGTTTTACAGCCTTGATGAGGATTCGCTGGAAGAAAGCCTGGATACCATCCGCAACGAAAAACGAAAAATTGAAGGGGATACCATCGACTACCGGATCCTGAGCTATAATTTTATCCTGGGCAAAAAGAGCTACCTGCTGGAAATCGGCAAAAGTATTGATTCGATAGAAGAGACCACAGCGCCCTTGCAAAATATCGCCTTTGTTGTGCTGCTTGGCATGATCCTGTTAACTGTTCTTGCCGATCAGTTTTACTCGGCTTACGTATTGCGGCCACTCGGGCAAATCATCAAAACCAAACTTATCGGGAACAAGTTTCCGAACTTTGGCTCCTATAAAAAGGTTAAAACCACAACGTCCGACTTTGAGTACCTGGATATCAGCATCCATAAAATGATCGTAACTATTGAAACTACTTTTCAAAAGGAGCGGGAATTTATTTCAAACGCATCGCATGAGTTAATGACGCCGGTTTCGATCCTTCAATCGAAGATCGAAAACATGTTTGAGCGCGAAGATCTGAGCGATGACCTGAAATCACGGCTGCTGGAGATGCAGCGAATATTAAACCGTTTAAAAAGCATTACCAAAACATTATTACTGATCTCCCAAATTGAAAACGATCAATTTTTAAAAGAAGACAAGATTCCCCTCGCGTCCCTTTTACAGGAAGTTTACGACGAGATATCTATCCGGCTGCAGGATAAAAATATTACTTACGAGGCCTCCGTTCCCGAAAACTGGAACCTGGTGCATGTAAATAAATTTCTGCTGTTTAATTTGTTTTTTAACCTGATCAACAACGCGATAAAATACAACTATGAAAATGGCGGAATTAAAATAACCGCCACCAGGGAAGGCAACAATTTCGTGGTCAGCATAATTGATACCGGTATTGGCATCAGTGCCGAAGAATTGCCCTATATTTTTAACCGGTTTAAAAAGATGCGGCAATCCCTTCAACAGGATAGTTTCGGGCTTGGCCTGCCCATAGTTCAGTCTATCGCCGGCTTTCATGGTATAAAAGTTGAAGTTCAGTCCGAAAAGGACAAAGGGAGCACCTTTAGGCTCATTCTGCCGGCATTTCTAATTGAAATATAA
- the prfA gene encoding peptide chain release factor 1: MLEKLEAIYQRWKDVEAELSSPDAMADMKRFAQLNKEYKDLAKIVDEYNIYRNIMSNIDSNKEILATEKDEEFREMAKAELDELLVKQDEMEEAIRLMLIPKDPEDSKNAIIEIRGGTGGDEAALFAGDLYRMYMRFCEKRGWKTELVDYTEGTSGGYKEIVFNVNAEDAYGTLKYESGVHRVQRVPDTETQGRVHTSAATVVVLPEVDEFDIDLQVSDIRKDLFCASGPGGQSVNTTYSAVRLTHIPSGIVAQCQDQKSQLKNYDKALQVLRSRVYEMELQKHLEITSKKRKTMVSTGDRSAKVRTYNYPQGRLTEHRIGLTIYNLPGVMNGDILEIMEALQFAENAEKLKEGTTA, encoded by the coding sequence ATGTTAGAAAAATTAGAAGCCATATACCAACGCTGGAAAGATGTTGAAGCCGAGTTAAGCAGCCCTGATGCCATGGCTGATATGAAACGCTTTGCCCAGCTGAATAAAGAATATAAAGATCTTGCCAAAATTGTTGACGAGTACAATATCTACCGCAACATTATGAGTAATATCGATAGCAATAAAGAAATTTTAGCGACCGAAAAGGACGAGGAATTCCGCGAGATGGCGAAAGCCGAATTGGACGAATTGCTGGTAAAGCAGGACGAGATGGAAGAAGCCATCCGCCTGATGCTGATCCCGAAAGATCCTGAAGATTCCAAAAATGCGATCATTGAGATCCGCGGCGGAACAGGTGGTGATGAAGCAGCTTTATTTGCCGGCGACCTTTACCGCATGTATATGCGCTTTTGCGAAAAACGCGGATGGAAGACCGAACTGGTGGATTATACCGAAGGTACCTCAGGCGGTTACAAAGAAATTGTATTTAACGTAAATGCCGAAGATGCCTATGGTACGCTGAAATATGAATCGGGTGTACACCGGGTACAGCGCGTGCCAGACACCGAAACCCAGGGCCGCGTACATACTTCTGCCGCCACGGTGGTGGTATTGCCTGAAGTGGATGAGTTTGATATCGACCTGCAGGTGAGCGATATCCGCAAGGATTTGTTTTGTGCATCCGGACCGGGCGGGCAATCCGTAAACACTACTTACTCTGCGGTGCGCTTAACCCATATTCCCTCGGGTATTGTGGCGCAATGCCAGGATCAGAAATCGCAGTTAAAAAACTATGATAAGGCTTTGCAGGTGTTACGCTCAAGGGTGTACGAAATGGAATTACAAAAACACCTGGAAATAACTTCCAAAAAACGCAAAACCATGGTTTCCACCGGCGACAGGTCCGCCAAAGTGCGTACCTATAACTATCCGCAGGGGCGTTTAACCGAGCACCGTATAGGCCTTACCATTTATAACCTGCCTGGCGTAATGAACGGCGACATCCTGGAGATAATGGAAGCGCTTCAGTTTGCCGAAAACGCGGAAAAACTGAAAGAAGGAACCACCGCATAA
- the gldD gene encoding gliding motility lipoprotein GldD, with protein MRCAAFLFITLFCLASCSGNHSYSPKPRGYYRIIFPKKEYQPYTGGCPIMFDYPKYAKIEPDRNPDAKPCWMNIQFTQFNGTLHLSYEPIRSKKEFDKLVEDAHKLSFKHTVKATGIDAGVISYPEQKVYGIYYTIDGNAASSVQFFLTDSTKNYIRGALYFNTEPRLDSIQPVLSFVKQDVNVMIKSFRWK; from the coding sequence ATGAGGTGCGCTGCGTTTTTGTTTATAACCTTGTTTTGCCTTGCTTCATGCAGCGGCAATCATAGTTATTCGCCGAAGCCAAGGGGGTATTACCGCATCATTTTCCCTAAAAAAGAGTACCAGCCCTACACCGGCGGTTGCCCGATCATGTTCGACTATCCAAAATATGCAAAAATAGAACCGGATAGAAACCCCGATGCCAAGCCCTGCTGGATGAATATCCAGTTTACGCAGTTTAACGGCACACTTCATTTAAGTTACGAGCCTATCAGATCAAAAAAGGAATTTGACAAACTGGTGGAGGATGCGCACAAACTCAGCTTTAAACATACCGTAAAGGCCACCGGTATTGACGCCGGCGTAATCTCGTACCCGGAGCAAAAGGTTTACGGCATTTATTATACTATTGATGGCAATGCGGCCTCATCCGTTCAATTCTTTTTAACCGACAGCACCAAAAACTATATCCGCGGCGCGCTTTATTTTAATACCGAGCCGCGGCTCGACTCAATCCAACCTGTATTATCTTTTGTAAAACAGGATGTGAATGTGATGATCAAAAGTTTCAGGTGGAAGTAG
- a CDS encoding shikimate dehydrogenase family protein — protein MKYYGLIGYPLSHSFSKKYFTEKFEKEHITDAKYELFPIEHITQLPELLKENPDLCGLNVTVPHKIGVLKYLDWIEHDARKAGAVNCIRISAESPVSAAFSGEVGVIGDDFRLEGFNTDIYGFETSLKPLLKDRHDKALVLGDGGAARAVKCVLENLGIAYKVITRKPHAGNLLFTDLKPKHIKDHLMIINTTPIGMSPNVNECPPIPYDAITEDHLLYDLIYNPEKTLFLEKGEQKGATIKNGYEMLILQAEKSWEIWTQKEIYP, from the coding sequence ATGAAATATTATGGTTTGATCGGTTACCCGCTTTCACATTCTTTTTCGAAAAAGTATTTTACAGAGAAGTTCGAAAAAGAGCATATTACGGATGCCAAATACGAGCTGTTCCCCATCGAACATATTACGCAATTGCCGGAGCTTTTGAAGGAAAACCCTGACCTTTGCGGCCTTAACGTTACTGTACCGCATAAAATTGGCGTTTTAAAATACCTGGACTGGATTGAACATGACGCCCGCAAAGCCGGGGCAGTAAACTGCATCCGCATCAGTGCCGAAAGCCCTGTATCCGCGGCGTTTTCCGGTGAGGTTGGGGTTATCGGCGACGATTTCAGGCTCGAAGGTTTCAATACGGATATCTATGGTTTTGAGACGTCTTTAAAACCGTTGTTAAAAGATCGTCATGATAAAGCGCTGGTTTTGGGTGATGGCGGTGCTGCCAGGGCAGTAAAATGCGTGCTCGAAAACCTCGGAATAGCGTATAAAGTGATTACGCGTAAACCGCATGCGGGTAATTTGCTGTTTACCGATCTGAAACCGAAACATATTAAGGATCACCTGATGATCATCAATACCACACCCATCGGGATGTCGCCGAATGTTAATGAATGCCCGCCAATACCCTACGACGCTATAACGGAAGATCATTTATTATACGACCTGATCTACAATCCTGAAAAAACACTGTTTTTAGAAAAAGGCGAACAAAAAGGTGCCACGATAAAAAATGGATACGAAATGCTGATATTGCAGGCCGAAAAGAGTTGGGAAATATGGACGCAAAAAGAAATATATCCATGA
- a CDS encoding alpha-L-fucosidase, producing the protein MTKRLLLSFCFFYCTTFYCNAQNKIDPKTIAGKMQWFQDAKLGIFIHAGIYSVNGIDESWSFHNKKISYADYMKQLNGFTLKKYDPAFWAGLIKESGARYAVITTKHHDGVAMYDTKMDNRDIVKASPAKMDMIKPFFEELRKREIKCGAYFSLIDWSYPDYPGFLKDSSRYDAQNDYTRWNKFRAFFQGQIKEIGDKFNPDLWWFDGDWEHSAEEWEAEKVRHIILSKNPSAIINGRLQGYGDYTTPEQNFPVTRPPYNWWELCMTVNDNWGYQQHDQNWKTPYEIISIFADAVSNGGNLLLDIGPKEDGTIPEEEINVLKELGAWNKRNGEAVFNTIAGIPQGHFYGPTTLSKDSTTLYLFVHAKTSGQIMLKGLDNKIDDITVLGNGAKLTHKVVGKISWSPVPGLVYINLPEGVQDKYITVLKLKLDKPVKLYRGQGGL; encoded by the coding sequence ATGACCAAAAGACTCCTTCTATCATTTTGCTTTTTTTATTGCACCACATTTTATTGCAACGCCCAAAATAAAATCGACCCTAAAACTATCGCCGGTAAAATGCAATGGTTCCAGGATGCCAAACTGGGTATTTTTATACATGCCGGCATCTATTCGGTAAACGGGATTGACGAATCATGGAGTTTCCATAATAAAAAGATCAGCTATGCTGATTATATGAAACAGCTCAACGGCTTTACCCTGAAAAAATACGACCCGGCGTTTTGGGCCGGCCTGATCAAAGAGAGCGGCGCACGTTATGCCGTCATCACCACCAAACACCATGATGGGGTGGCGATGTATGATACCAAAATGGATAACCGGGATATTGTAAAAGCTTCGCCCGCGAAGATGGATATGATCAAACCATTTTTTGAAGAATTGCGCAAAAGGGAGATCAAATGCGGGGCCTATTTTTCGCTGATCGATTGGTCGTACCCGGATTATCCCGGATTTTTAAAAGATAGTTCGCGTTACGACGCACAAAATGATTATACGCGATGGAATAAGTTCAGGGCATTTTTCCAGGGACAGATCAAAGAGATCGGCGATAAATTTAATCCCGACCTGTGGTGGTTCGATGGCGACTGGGAGCATAGCGCCGAAGAATGGGAAGCGGAAAAAGTACGGCATATTATCCTCTCCAAAAATCCTTCCGCAATAATTAACGGCCGCCTGCAGGGCTATGGGGATTATACCACGCCCGAACAAAACTTCCCCGTTACGCGGCCCCCGTATAACTGGTGGGAACTTTGCATGACGGTGAACGACAACTGGGGCTACCAGCAACACGACCAAAACTGGAAAACACCTTACGAGATCATATCCATTTTTGCGGATGCTGTTTCAAACGGCGGCAACCTGCTATTGGATATCGGCCCCAAAGAAGACGGTACCATCCCCGAAGAGGAAATTAATGTATTAAAAGAACTGGGCGCCTGGAACAAAAGAAATGGCGAAGCTGTTTTTAACACCATTGCGGGCATACCACAAGGGCACTTTTACGGCCCTACTACTTTATCAAAGGATTCAACTACATTGTATCTGTTTGTGCATGCCAAAACAAGCGGACAAATCATGCTAAAAGGCCTCGACAATAAAATTGACGACATTACCGTGCTTGGCAACGGCGCAAAGCTTACCCACAAAGTAGTTGGTAAAATATCATGGAGCCCGGTGCCCGGCCTGGTTTATATTAATTTGCCTGAGGGTGTTCAGGATAAATACATCACCGTGTTAAAACTGAAGCTGGATAAGCCTGTGAAGTTATATCGCGGGCAGGGTGGTTTGTAA
- a CDS encoding DUF6515 family protein has translation MKKAVNSILDKAMKRMYKYAGGLFLSSLLSVLMISTASAQRGARSGGGGGASAHFGGGGIGFHNSVGARSGINGQVAANFHSTVAYRAGRGYFSGAGYHGGAFYRPGFGYYGYPHLGFYCGILPYGYYPFYWGAGLYYYYDGIFYTPYDNGGYQVTAPPIGAGVPDLPRNANPIKIDGVQYYESDGVYYKESVDDKGKKIYVVAGRDGVLNTGDNVTDPNATVAAPKIGDMVNQLPDDCRKVNLNGKKYFVSPDGIYYEKVTDPSGNVAYRIASLPSDDDKGI, from the coding sequence TTGAAAAAAGCAGTTAATAGTATTTTAGATAAAGCGATGAAAAGGATGTATAAATATGCGGGCGGTTTATTTTTAAGCAGCTTGCTTTCAGTATTGATGATTTCAACAGCGAGCGCCCAGCGTGGTGCCCGTTCTGGTGGTGGAGGTGGCGCCAGCGCGCATTTTGGCGGCGGCGGAATAGGCTTTCATAATAGCGTAGGCGCACGGTCAGGCATTAACGGCCAGGTAGCAGCTAATTTTCATAGTACAGTAGCCTACAGGGCCGGCCGCGGCTATTTCAGTGGTGCCGGTTACCATGGCGGGGCCTTTTACAGGCCGGGCTTTGGCTATTACGGCTATCCGCACCTTGGTTTTTACTGCGGCATACTGCCTTACGGCTATTACCCGTTTTATTGGGGTGCAGGCCTGTATTACTATTACGATGGTATTTTTTATACCCCTTATGATAATGGTGGCTACCAGGTAACAGCACCGCCGATCGGTGCCGGTGTGCCGGATCTTCCGCGAAATGCGAACCCGATCAAAATAGACGGCGTTCAGTATTACGAATCTGATGGCGTTTATTACAAAGAAAGTGTTGACGATAAGGGTAAAAAAATATACGTGGTTGCCGGCCGTGATGGCGTTTTAAATACCGGTGATAATGTTACCGACCCAAATGCAACAGTTGCTGCCCCCAAAATTGGTGATATGGTTAACCAGCTACCGGATGATTGCCGCAAGGTTAATTTGAACGGCAAAAAATATTTTGTATCTCCGGATGGCATCTATTATGAGAAAGTTACCGACCCAAGTGGAAATGTTGCTTATCGCATAGCCAGCCTGCCGTCTGATGATGACAAAGGCATTTAA
- a CDS encoding M1 family metallopeptidase: protein MRKSLFFLISLFFSIAARAQVQFHTIDVQHYTFAIQLHDNTDTIEGLATIKIKFLKDVNSFRLNLVKTKKSGKGMRVSSVYEAGHKLSFSQDSDLLNINATVKAGSLHSYEITYAGIPEDGLIISTNEFGHRTFFGDNWPDRAHNWLPCADYPADKATVDFIVTAPDHYQVVANGLKTVETTLPGHFKLTHWKETSPLPTKVMVIGVADFAIDHPADIGNIPLYTYVFPESKGAGFKSYTVAKEILPYYIKMIGLYAYEKLANVQSKTIFGGMENASAIFYFENSVTSKGIEELMAHEIAHQWFGDAASEKSFAHLWLSEGFATYMTNLYLENKYGTDTLKKRLMDDRQTVLKFEKRRLTPVVDTAVKNNFMQMLNANSYQKGGWVLHMLRRKLGDTLFWKGIRNYYAQYKNSNANTDDLCKVMEKTSGQNLEQFFKQWLYTAGHPQLSITWKYNEANKVVEMSITQKQDTLFEFPLAVSIDGKTMMLDIKNKAVNAVFSVKEKPKNVVADPDVNLLAGFEVAESN from the coding sequence ATGCGTAAAAGTCTATTTTTTCTAATTAGTCTATTTTTTTCCATCGCCGCCAGGGCGCAGGTACAATTCCATACCATTGATGTGCAGCATTATACTTTTGCCATACAGCTACACGACAATACAGATACCATTGAAGGGCTGGCAACAATAAAAATTAAATTTTTAAAAGATGTAAATTCCTTCCGGCTTAATTTGGTTAAAACAAAGAAATCGGGCAAGGGCATGCGGGTTTCATCCGTATATGAAGCCGGGCATAAATTATCATTTAGCCAGGACAGCGATTTGTTAAATATAAACGCGACCGTAAAAGCCGGTAGTCTGCACAGCTATGAGATTACTTATGCAGGCATCCCGGAAGATGGATTGATTATTTCAACAAACGAATTTGGGCACCGCACTTTTTTTGGCGATAACTGGCCCGATCGCGCGCACAACTGGCTGCCCTGTGCTGATTATCCTGCGGATAAGGCAACTGTTGATTTTATTGTTACCGCGCCCGATCATTACCAGGTAGTTGCCAATGGCCTTAAAACGGTTGAAACAACATTGCCGGGTCATTTTAAACTGACGCACTGGAAAGAAACGTCGCCGCTGCCCACAAAGGTAATGGTAATCGGCGTGGCTGATTTTGCCATTGATCATCCCGCGGACATTGGTAATATCCCCTTATATACCTATGTTTTCCCTGAAAGTAAAGGTGCGGGGTTTAAAAGTTATACCGTCGCTAAAGAAATACTGCCTTATTATATCAAAATGATCGGCCTTTATGCCTATGAAAAACTGGCTAATGTACAGTCAAAAACCATCTTCGGCGGGATGGAAAATGCCAGCGCGATATTTTATTTTGAAAACTCGGTAACCAGTAAAGGCATTGAAGAATTAATGGCGCACGAGATAGCCCACCAATGGTTTGGCGATGCTGCAAGTGAAAAAAGCTTTGCCCATTTATGGCTGAGCGAAGGCTTTGCGACCTATATGACCAACCTGTACCTGGAAAATAAATACGGCACAGATACTTTAAAAAAGCGTTTGATGGATGACAGGCAAACGGTACTGAAGTTCGAAAAAAGACGGCTTACGCCGGTTGTAGACACCGCAGTAAAAAACAATTTTATGCAGATGCTTAACGCTAACAGCTATCAAAAGGGTGGGTGGGTATTGCATATGCTGCGCAGGAAGTTAGGCGATACCTTATTCTGGAAAGGTATCCGCAACTACTATGCACAGTATAAAAACAGCAATGCCAATACCGATGACCTTTGCAAGGTAATGGAAAAAACAAGCGGGCAAAACCTGGAACAATTTTTTAAGCAGTGGCTGTATACCGCCGGGCATCCGCAGCTAAGCATTACCTGGAAATATAATGAAGCCAATAAGGTTGTCGAAATGAGCATCACTCAAAAACAAGATACTTTATTCGAATTTCCTTTAGCGGTTTCAATAGACGGAAAAACCATGATGCTCGATATAAAAAACAAGGCCGTTAACGCCGTTTTTTCCGTAAAAGAAAAACCAAAAAACGTAGTAGCTGATCCGGATGTAAATTTACTGGCGGGGTTTGAGGTAGCAGAAAGTAATTAG
- a CDS encoding response regulator transcription factor, producing MNVLIIEDEKALAEELELFLTNYNYICEVCYNGTSASEKIAVNLYDFILIDLGLPDYDGLDLLKEAKKSNPEAICMILTARAEVYDRIKGLDLGADDYLPKPFSLLELYSRMQAITRRKFGLKQNLVDLGGFLINLTDRTISYYNDEVNTITKKEFDLIAYLLLHKNRTLTRSQLSEHIWGSVINDDYDSNYIDAHIKNIRKKLNAFAPPDWLETVRGLGYKIKINT from the coding sequence ATGAACGTCCTGATCATTGAAGACGAAAAAGCCCTTGCAGAAGAATTGGAATTATTCCTCACCAACTATAATTACATCTGCGAAGTTTGTTATAACGGGACGTCTGCCTCCGAAAAGATTGCTGTAAACCTGTATGATTTTATTTTGATTGACCTGGGCCTGCCCGATTACGACGGCCTGGACCTGTTGAAAGAAGCAAAAAAAAGTAACCCGGAGGCTATTTGTATGATATTGACAGCAAGGGCTGAAGTTTACGACCGCATTAAAGGGCTTGATCTTGGGGCTGACGACTATTTGCCAAAACCATTTTCGTTACTGGAACTATACAGCAGGATGCAGGCCATCACGCGCAGGAAATTTGGCTTGAAACAAAACCTGGTCGACCTGGGGGGCTTTTTGATCAACCTTACCGACCGCACCATCAGTTATTATAACGACGAAGTAAATACGATTACCAAAAAGGAATTTGACCTGATAGCTTACCTGCTGCTTCATAAAAACCGGACATTAACCCGGTCGCAGCTGAGTGAACATATTTGGGGCAGCGTAATTAATGATGATTACGATTCAAATTATATTGATGCCCATATCAAAAATATACGCAAAAAATTGAATGCCTTTGCACCGCCCGATTGGCTTGAAACCGTGCGCGGGCTGGGTTATAAAATAAAGATCAATACTTAA
- a CDS encoding heavy-metal-associated domain-containing protein, translating to MKRLKIVMMLLVLAAGSAKAQFTKAELQVSGLNCALCAKTTENSLRALPFIQDVKPDLMHNIYVITFKSDKPVNFDQISNIVHEENFFISFLKATFNFDNVKVTNNYFSSHGANFKLVNADKPLSGEVAFILVDKGFAPRSVTKKYSGLIVNDDPAKTGRVYHVAI from the coding sequence ATGAAAAGATTAAAAATAGTAATGATGCTGCTGGTTTTAGCCGCCGGATCTGCAAAAGCTCAATTTACAAAAGCTGAACTACAGGTTAGCGGGTTAAACTGTGCGCTGTGCGCAAAAACTACCGAAAATTCATTGAGGGCGCTGCCATTTATCCAGGATGTTAAGCCCGACCTGATGCATAATATTTATGTAATTACTTTTAAGAGTGATAAGCCTGTAAATTTCGACCAGATCAGCAATATCGTTCACGAAGAAAACTTTTTTATCAGCTTTTTAAAGGCCACCTTTAATTTTGACAATGTAAAGGTTACCAATAATTATTTTAGTTCGCACGGCGCTAACTTTAAATTGGTGAACGCGGATAAACCGCTAAGCGGCGAGGTGGCTTTTATCCTTGTTGATAAAGGTTTTGCCCCGCGGTCAGTCACCAAAAAATATAGCGGCCTCATTGTTAATGATGACCCGGCAAAAACAGGCCGCGTATATCATGTGGCTATATAA
- a CDS encoding FAD:protein FMN transferase — protein MLAIKTLSPKPVIFRRTVRLMADQFEISVVGSNPQWADERIDDAVAEINRVEKLLSTFSDDSTINEINRNAGLKAVKADPEIFRLIDRSVQISALTYGAFDITYYTPDKEDSDIDNTPNKTAIKATISRVNYQNVVLDAAAQTVFLNEKGMRIGFGANCKGYAADRARYILQMNGVSSGVINAGGDLLTWGAQPDHEPWTIATADPSQRSQPFSNINISNMAVATSVNSEKFTAVINQKKVNAVNTKKGFSVSGIKSVSIISPSAELADSMATPVMSIGINAGLYLINQLNQMACIIIDDHERVYSSKDISTLN, from the coding sequence ATGTTAGCTATAAAAACATTATCACCCAAACCAGTTATTTTCAGGCGCACTGTACGGCTTATGGCTGATCAGTTTGAAATTAGCGTTGTAGGAAGTAACCCGCAATGGGCTGATGAACGTATTGACGACGCTGTTGCCGAAATCAACCGGGTTGAAAAATTGTTGAGTACTTTTAGTGATGACAGTACCATAAACGAAATTAACCGGAATGCAGGCTTAAAGGCGGTAAAGGCAGATCCTGAAATTTTCAGGTTGATTGACAGATCGGTACAAATATCGGCACTAACCTATGGCGCATTTGATATTACGTACTATACGCCGGATAAAGAGGACTCAGACATTGATAATACCCCTAATAAAACAGCTATCAAAGCAACTATAAGCCGCGTTAACTACCAGAATGTGGTTTTGGATGCTGCTGCGCAAACAGTTTTTTTAAATGAAAAAGGGATGCGTATTGGCTTTGGCGCAAACTGTAAGGGTTATGCGGCCGACCGTGCACGGTATATCCTGCAAATGAACGGGGTAAGCAGCGGGGTAATAAACGCCGGCGGCGACCTGCTGACCTGGGGTGCACAACCCGACCATGAGCCATGGACAATTGCCACAGCCGATCCTTCGCAACGTTCACAGCCTTTTTCAAATATCAACATCAGTAACATGGCTGTGGCTACATCAGTCAATTCCGAAAAATTTACCGCAGTAATTAACCAAAAAAAGGTAAATGCAGTAAACACGAAAAAGGGATTTTCTGTCAGCGGCATAAAAAGCGTAAGCATTATCAGCCCCAGCGCCGAACTTGCCGATTCGATGGCTACGCCGGTAATGTCAATAGGCATCAATGCCGGTTTATATTTGATCAACCAGCTTAACCAGATGGCTTGCATCATCATTGACGACCATGAGCGTGTTTATTCCTCAAAAGATATCAGCACCCTTAATTAA